A single region of the Streptomyces sp. ITFR-16 genome encodes:
- a CDS encoding BTAD domain-containing putative transcriptional regulator, producing the protein MRYLILGATEARDEHGEALPLGGTRLRALLAALALRPGRAVPVAELVDDVWAGDPPADAPAALQALVGRLRRALGKDALASTPGGYRLAAGPEDVDLYVFERLVRQGGAELDADAPDEAARTLRTALALWRGPALADLPDGDHGHALRPEGHRLAALERRIEADLRGAARAGERGSAISAATLVAELTELTAAHPYDERFRAQLIRALRADGRQADALAAYEDARRTLADGLGTDPGPELTALHHELLTPAPAAPPTPAPTGTFHVKPPRGNLRPRLTSFVGREPELRTIRDDLTRSRLVTLTGPGGSGKTRLAEESAAGGDPAAALPHEVWIAELAPVEDPEAVPGAVLNALGLRETALLRDSAHDGSSSRADPVELLVDHLAHGSRSRSVLLILDNCEHVIGAAAALAETLLTRCPQLRVLATSREPLGVPGESVRPVDPLPADPAHRLFTERARAVRPGFDPEHEPGHDPDAVAEICRRLDGLPLAIELAAARLRMLGPRQIADRLDDRFRLLTGGSRTVLPRQQTLRAVVDWSWDLLDEDERTALRQVSVFAGGWDLAAAEAVIGTPAGPGRQSAADTADLIGALVDKSLVVATPTGDGEMRYRLLETIHEYAAERCAETPGIQAAAGAAHTAYFLSLVEEAEPRLRSGDQLPWIRRLETDLDNIRAALQRTIAAGPDGEPDACRLVLGMGWFWWLRNYRPEGLAWTTRALTLGPEPEDAEDPRYWPRMNLHLLWFFFAAESGAAGMDQNSPGVQELVGRVADAFAASPPHGARFPGLLWPMTAFLTGTAEDIRRKIDEAVDNARIHAGAWEYGVTLMFRTHMIVDMPGGMPGIDDDLAELRELSRRVGDRWMRAQVASAAAEAGMMRGRYEEARVAFEEALLLAREVGAHAEAPFLLARLAELRYRTGDREEATRVLDHSEAEAERHQTHDATAYVRYLRAVMALDRGDAVTARRMLDRAQEETGRGGPPSHFTVALKGLSARISVYEPEPDGGPAAGVRGLTAALVAARDGHCAEIVTGYLADGAVIVLPQVGQHAAAVRILAAADSWRISGPRSVVEQSEVDAAERTARKELGDARYEEESAKGRELTLDDVIDLLQGIVARLE; encoded by the coding sequence GTGCGGTATCTGATCCTGGGCGCCACGGAGGCGCGAGACGAGCACGGCGAGGCGCTGCCCCTCGGCGGTACGCGGCTGCGCGCGCTGCTCGCCGCGCTCGCCCTGCGGCCCGGCCGTGCCGTACCGGTCGCCGAGCTCGTGGACGACGTCTGGGCCGGTGACCCTCCGGCGGACGCGCCCGCCGCGCTCCAGGCCCTGGTGGGGCGGCTGCGCCGGGCACTGGGGAAGGACGCGCTGGCCAGTACCCCGGGCGGCTACCGCCTCGCCGCCGGTCCGGAGGACGTCGATCTGTACGTGTTCGAGCGCCTGGTCCGCCAGGGCGGCGCCGAGCTGGACGCGGACGCACCCGACGAGGCCGCCCGCACCCTGCGCACCGCACTGGCCCTCTGGCGCGGCCCCGCGCTGGCCGATCTGCCCGACGGGGACCACGGCCACGCCCTGCGCCCGGAGGGCCACCGGCTGGCCGCCCTCGAACGCCGTATCGAGGCCGACCTGCGCGGTGCGGCGCGGGCCGGGGAGCGGGGGAGCGCGATATCCGCCGCCACGCTGGTCGCCGAGCTGACGGAGCTGACCGCCGCCCACCCCTACGACGAGCGCTTCCGGGCCCAGCTCATCCGGGCCCTGCGCGCCGACGGCCGGCAGGCCGACGCCCTCGCCGCGTACGAGGACGCGCGCCGCACTCTCGCCGACGGCCTCGGCACCGACCCCGGGCCCGAACTGACCGCCCTGCACCACGAATTGCTCACCCCGGCACCCGCCGCACCCCCCACACCCGCCCCGACTGGCACGTTTCACGTGAAACCGCCCCGGGGCAACCTCCGCCCCCGGCTCACCTCCTTCGTGGGGCGCGAGCCGGAACTGCGGACCATCCGCGACGACCTGACCCGGTCCCGGCTGGTCACCCTGACCGGCCCCGGCGGCTCGGGGAAGACCCGTCTGGCCGAGGAGTCCGCAGCGGGCGGCGACCCGGCCGCCGCCCTGCCGCACGAGGTCTGGATCGCCGAGCTGGCCCCGGTGGAGGACCCCGAGGCCGTCCCGGGAGCCGTGCTCAACGCACTCGGACTGCGCGAGACAGCACTCCTGCGCGACAGCGCCCACGACGGCTCCTCCTCCCGCGCGGACCCGGTCGAACTGCTCGTCGACCACCTGGCCCACGGCTCGCGCTCCCGGTCCGTCCTCCTGATCCTCGACAACTGCGAACACGTCATCGGCGCAGCCGCCGCGCTGGCCGAAACCCTGCTGACCCGCTGCCCCCAGCTGCGCGTCCTCGCCACCAGCCGTGAACCGCTCGGCGTCCCCGGAGAGTCCGTCCGTCCGGTCGACCCGCTGCCCGCCGACCCCGCCCACCGCCTGTTCACCGAGCGCGCCCGGGCCGTACGCCCCGGCTTCGACCCCGAGCACGAGCCCGGGCACGATCCGGACGCCGTCGCCGAGATCTGCCGACGGCTGGACGGGCTGCCGCTTGCCATCGAACTCGCGGCCGCCCGGCTGCGGATGCTCGGCCCGCGCCAGATCGCGGACCGGCTCGACGACCGGTTCCGCCTGCTGACGGGCGGCAGCCGGACCGTGCTGCCCCGTCAGCAGACCCTGCGCGCGGTCGTCGACTGGTCCTGGGACCTCCTCGACGAGGACGAACGCACCGCCCTGCGCCAGGTCTCCGTCTTCGCGGGCGGCTGGGACCTGGCCGCCGCCGAAGCCGTCATCGGCACCCCGGCCGGGCCCGGCCGGCAGTCCGCCGCCGACACCGCCGACCTGATCGGCGCCCTGGTCGACAAGTCCCTGGTCGTCGCCACCCCCACCGGGGACGGCGAGATGCGCTACCGCCTGCTGGAGACCATCCACGAGTACGCCGCCGAGCGCTGCGCCGAGACCCCGGGGATACAGGCGGCCGCCGGGGCCGCCCACACCGCGTACTTCCTCTCGCTCGTCGAGGAGGCCGAGCCGCGGCTGCGCTCGGGTGACCAGCTCCCGTGGATCCGGCGCCTGGAGACGGACCTCGACAACATCCGCGCCGCCCTCCAGCGCACCATTGCCGCCGGGCCGGACGGCGAACCGGACGCGTGCCGTCTGGTGCTGGGCATGGGCTGGTTCTGGTGGCTGCGCAACTACCGCCCCGAAGGCCTCGCCTGGACCACGAGAGCCCTGACGCTCGGCCCGGAGCCCGAGGACGCCGAGGACCCCCGGTACTGGCCCCGGATGAACCTCCATCTGCTGTGGTTCTTCTTCGCTGCGGAGAGCGGGGCGGCCGGGATGGACCAGAACAGTCCCGGGGTCCAGGAGCTCGTGGGCCGGGTGGCCGACGCGTTCGCCGCCTCCCCGCCGCACGGCGCCCGGTTCCCCGGACTGCTCTGGCCCATGACCGCGTTCCTCACCGGCACCGCGGAGGACATCCGGCGGAAGATCGACGAGGCCGTCGACAACGCCCGGATCCACGCGGGCGCGTGGGAGTACGGGGTCACGCTGATGTTCCGCACCCACATGATCGTCGACATGCCGGGCGGTATGCCCGGCATCGACGACGACCTCGCCGAGTTGCGCGAGCTGAGCCGGCGCGTCGGCGACCGCTGGATGCGCGCCCAGGTCGCGAGCGCCGCAGCCGAGGCGGGCATGATGCGCGGTCGCTACGAGGAGGCGCGTGTGGCCTTCGAGGAGGCGCTGCTGCTCGCCCGCGAGGTCGGCGCCCACGCCGAGGCCCCGTTCCTGCTGGCCCGCCTCGCCGAACTCCGCTACCGCACGGGTGACCGGGAGGAGGCCACGCGCGTGCTGGACCACTCGGAGGCCGAGGCGGAGCGCCACCAGACGCACGACGCCACCGCGTACGTGCGCTATCTGCGGGCCGTCATGGCGCTCGACCGGGGCGACGCGGTGACCGCCCGCAGGATGCTCGACCGTGCCCAGGAGGAGACCGGGCGCGGCGGCCCGCCGTCCCATTTCACCGTGGCGCTGAAGGGGCTGTCGGCCCGGATCTCCGTGTACGAGCCCGAGCCCGACGGGGGTCCGGCCGCAGGGGTGCGCGGGCTGACGGCGGCCCTGGTCGCGGCGCGGGACGGGCACTGCGCCGAGATCGTCACCGGGTACCTGGCGGACGGTGCGGTGATCGTGCTGCCGCAGGTGGGGCAGCATGCCGCCGCCGTACGCATCCTGGCCGCCGCCGACAGCTGGCGGATCTCCGGCCCCCGGTCCGTGGTGGAGCAGTCCGAGGTGGACGCGGCCGAGCGCACGGCTCGCAAGGAACTGGGTGACGCGCGCTACGAGGAGGAGTCCGCGAAGGGCCGCGAGCTGACCCTCGACGACGTCATCGACCTGCTCCAGGGCATCGTCGCGCGGCTTGAGTGA
- a CDS encoding asparagine synthase-related protein, whose translation MRWLVGWSSIAASFGTAGAVGARDEGRTMHPVGSQLLWGDPDPLWAVGDWRPDEIRTVRVDTAEGAPTVRLAVLGCCGASDEQLRVGLLAARGGALRHLTAWTGSYTAVVQIGRRITVVGDLAGARPVFYTPWAGGTAYATAALPLADLIEAQLDIGHLAALLACPETPEALRDGTPYEGVKRIPPGHALILREGSREITGYEAVASLAVAAPELDPVSAVDGVRDALVEAVRARLLAPRHAPETLPPDPGPVPGMGPAERRAARGAPVPGIGADLSGGSASATLALLAAGLPGLPGLPGTILGHGTGAGERLLAVTFNDLTTRAHEDELERARVIAANPRLHHVVVAAGEEALPYAELDNGPLTDEPAPSLVLVERHRRRLSAGSADHFVGDGARQVLDAHPARLADLLIDRRRRHLVRPVAALAKAEGPSAHSLFVPLTVYRAARRLARTSYRTGLEAAADLLPDANRLTPGLDTPADASLAALAWSRPGPAARWLTGEALAEVSVRLQEAAIRPTSVQRPGEARARAALARNAADHRILEQAAEVRSQRLHAPFLDNQVVRAARALPESLRVQPGARAAILRRVLAGAGIHDLPAGWGAPSQATSTAVVRTGLRAALPELIALFDAPLLADAGLVEARVVRKALRAASEGEPLPLDGLADLASTELWLRRLVARRGTCWTGTAAPRQRAVAGGVVPARRSLQG comes from the coding sequence ATGCGTTGGTTGGTGGGTTGGAGCAGTATCGCCGCGAGCTTCGGCACGGCCGGAGCGGTCGGTGCCCGTGACGAGGGGCGCACGATGCACCCCGTGGGCTCCCAACTCCTGTGGGGGGACCCGGATCCGCTCTGGGCGGTCGGCGACTGGCGGCCCGACGAGATCCGCACCGTCCGGGTGGACACCGCCGAGGGCGCGCCCACCGTCCGGCTCGCCGTCCTCGGCTGCTGCGGCGCCAGCGACGAACAGCTGCGCGTCGGCCTGCTCGCCGCCCGGGGCGGCGCCCTGCGCCACCTCACCGCCTGGACCGGCAGCTACACGGCCGTCGTCCAGATAGGGCGCAGGATCACCGTCGTCGGGGACCTCGCCGGGGCCCGGCCGGTCTTCTACACCCCGTGGGCGGGCGGCACCGCCTACGCCACCGCCGCGCTCCCGCTCGCCGACCTCATCGAGGCGCAGCTCGACATCGGCCACCTCGCCGCGCTGCTCGCCTGCCCCGAGACCCCGGAGGCGCTGCGCGACGGCACCCCGTACGAGGGCGTGAAGCGCATCCCGCCCGGGCACGCGCTGATCCTCCGCGAGGGCTCGCGGGAGATCACCGGGTACGAGGCGGTGGCCTCCCTCGCCGTGGCCGCGCCCGAGCTCGACCCGGTGAGCGCCGTCGACGGGGTGCGCGACGCCCTGGTCGAAGCCGTGCGCGCCCGCCTCCTGGCCCCGCGCCACGCCCCGGAGACCCTTCCGCCCGACCCCGGCCCGGTCCCCGGCATGGGCCCCGCCGAACGCCGCGCCGCCCGGGGCGCGCCCGTGCCGGGCATCGGCGCGGACCTCTCCGGCGGCAGCGCGTCGGCCACCCTCGCCCTGCTGGCCGCCGGGCTCCCCGGCCTGCCCGGCCTGCCCGGCACGATCCTGGGGCATGGCACGGGCGCGGGGGAGCGGCTGCTAGCCGTCACCTTCAACGACCTGACGACCCGCGCCCACGAGGACGAACTCGAACGCGCCCGGGTCATCGCGGCCAACCCGCGCCTGCACCACGTCGTCGTGGCCGCGGGCGAGGAGGCGCTGCCGTACGCCGAGCTGGACAACGGTCCCCTGACGGACGAGCCCGCCCCCTCCCTCGTCCTCGTCGAACGCCACCGCCGCCGCCTCTCCGCAGGCAGCGCCGACCACTTCGTGGGCGACGGCGCCCGGCAGGTGCTCGACGCGCATCCGGCCCGCCTCGCCGATCTGCTGATCGACCGCAGACGCCGCCACCTGGTGCGCCCGGTCGCCGCGCTCGCCAAGGCCGAAGGCCCCTCCGCGCACTCCCTTTTCGTCCCGCTGACCGTCTACCGGGCGGCCCGCCGGCTGGCCCGTACGTCCTACCGCACCGGCTTGGAGGCAGCCGCCGACCTGCTGCCGGACGCCAACCGCCTCACGCCCGGCCTGGACACCCCCGCCGACGCCTCGCTCGCCGCCCTGGCCTGGTCCCGGCCGGGGCCCGCCGCCCGGTGGCTGACCGGAGAGGCGCTCGCTGAAGTATCGGTTCGCCTCCAGGAGGCGGCGATCCGTCCCACCTCCGTCCAGCGCCCCGGTGAGGCCCGGGCCAGGGCCGCCCTCGCCCGCAACGCGGCCGACCACCGGATCCTGGAGCAGGCCGCCGAGGTCCGCAGCCAGCGGCTGCACGCCCCCTTCCTCGACAACCAGGTCGTACGGGCCGCCCGCGCGCTGCCCGAGTCCCTCCGGGTCCAGCCGGGCGCCCGTGCGGCGATCCTGCGCCGGGTCCTGGCCGGTGCGGGCATCCACGACCTGCCCGCCGGCTGGGGCGCCCCGTCCCAGGCCACCTCGACCGCCGTGGTCCGGACCGGCCTGCGCGCCGCACTGCCCGAGCTGATCGCGCTCTTCGACGCCCCGCTGCTCGCCGACGCGGGCCTGGTCGAGGCCCGCGTCGTACGGAAGGCCCTGCGCGCGGCCTCCGAGGGCGAGCCGCTGCCCCTGGACGGGCTTGCCGACCTCGCCTCCACCGAACTGTGGCTGCGCCGCCTCGTCGCGCGCCGAGGCACCTGCTGGACGGGCACCGCGGCGCCGCGCCAGCGCGCGGTCGCGGGCGGCGTGGTCCCGGCCCGGCGCTCGCTTCAGGGGTAG
- a CDS encoding sporulation protein: MSREQRGPNEKLGTVLALAGISNAGLARRVNDLGAQRGLTLRYDKTSVARWVSKGMVPQGAAPHLIAAAIGAKLGRPVPLHEIGLADADPAPEVGLAFPRDVAEAVRSATELYRLDLAGRRAGSGGIWQSLAGSFSVSAYATPASRWLISPADPSVARASAAAEAAILGTRGARGASGAHNASLASGAPGQPGAPATALAPGGSSAPPAPGHGTPPAPGNSVSVPAQPGPESGADASSLRVGHSDVSKLREAAQDARRWDSKYGGGDWRSSMVPECLRVDAAPLLLGSYSDEVGRALFGAAAELTRLAGWMAFDTGQQEAAQRYYIQALRLARAAADVPLGGYVLASMSLQATYRGFADEGVDLAQAAVERNRGLATARTMSFFRLVEARAHAKANDAPAAGAALKAAEGWLERSRDGDADPSWLGFYSYDRFAADAAECHLDLKAPRQVRRFTEQALSRPTEEFVRSHGLRLVVSAVAELESGNLDAACAAGTRAVEVAGRISSARTTEYVRDLLHRLEPYGDEPRVVELRERARPLLVAPA, translated from the coding sequence ATGTCCAGGGAGCAACGCGGACCGAACGAGAAGCTCGGAACCGTTCTCGCCCTCGCGGGAATCAGCAACGCCGGGCTCGCCCGGCGGGTCAACGACCTCGGGGCGCAGCGCGGACTGACACTTCGGTACGACAAGACCTCGGTGGCCCGGTGGGTCTCCAAGGGAATGGTGCCGCAGGGCGCCGCGCCCCATCTGATCGCTGCCGCGATCGGGGCCAAACTCGGCCGGCCGGTCCCGCTGCACGAGATCGGGCTCGCCGACGCCGACCCGGCGCCGGAGGTCGGGCTGGCGTTTCCGCGCGATGTGGCCGAAGCGGTCCGTTCGGCGACCGAGCTGTACCGGCTGGATCTGGCCGGGCGGCGGGCCGGCAGTGGCGGGATCTGGCAGTCACTGGCGGGCTCGTTCTCCGTGAGCGCCTACGCCACCCCCGCGTCCCGCTGGCTGATATCCCCCGCCGACCCGTCGGTGGCACGCGCCTCGGCGGCGGCCGAGGCCGCGATCCTGGGCACACGGGGCGCGCGGGGCGCGTCGGGGGCGCACAACGCCTCCCTGGCATCCGGTGCACCCGGACAGCCGGGCGCACCCGCCACCGCGCTCGCCCCGGGCGGCTCCTCGGCGCCGCCCGCCCCCGGGCACGGCACGCCGCCGGCCCCCGGGAACAGCGTGTCCGTCCCCGCCCAGCCCGGTCCGGAGTCCGGGGCCGACGCCTCGTCGCTGCGGGTCGGCCACAGCGACGTCTCCAAGCTGCGCGAGGCCGCGCAGGACGCCCGCCGCTGGGACTCCAAGTACGGGGGCGGGGACTGGCGTTCGTCGATGGTCCCGGAGTGCTTACGCGTCGACGCGGCGCCGCTGCTGCTCGGTTCGTACAGCGACGAGGTCGGCCGGGCGCTGTTCGGCGCGGCGGCCGAGCTGACCAGGCTCGCCGGCTGGATGGCCTTCGACACGGGCCAGCAGGAAGCGGCCCAGCGCTACTACATCCAGGCCCTGCGTCTGGCCAGGGCCGCGGCCGACGTCCCGCTCGGCGGCTATGTGCTGGCCTCCATGTCGCTGCAGGCGACCTACCGGGGCTTCGCCGACGAGGGCGTCGACCTCGCGCAGGCCGCCGTCGAGCGCAACCGGGGGCTGGCGACCGCCCGCACCATGAGCTTCTTCCGCCTGGTCGAGGCACGGGCCCACGCCAAGGCGAACGACGCACCGGCCGCGGGGGCCGCGCTCAAGGCCGCCGAAGGATGGCTGGAGCGCTCCCGGGACGGCGACGCGGACCCGTCGTGGCTGGGCTTCTACTCGTACGACAGATTCGCGGCCGACGCCGCGGAGTGCCACCTCGACCTGAAGGCGCCCCGCCAGGTGCGGCGCTTCACCGAACAGGCGCTGTCCCGGCCCACCGAGGAGTTCGTCCGCTCGCACGGGCTGCGGCTCGTGGTCTCGGCCGTCGCCGAGCTGGAGTCGGGCAATCTGGACGCGGCCTGCGCGGCGGGCACCCGGGCCGTGGAGGTCGCAGGCCGCATCTCCTCCGCCCGCACCACGGAGTACGTGCGCGACCTGCTGCACCGCCTGGAGCCCTACGGCGACGAGCCGCGCGTCGTGGAGCTGAGGGAGCGCGCCCGCCCCCTCCTGGTGGCACCGGCCTGA
- the lhgO gene encoding L-2-hydroxyglutarate oxidase: MMTHAAYDCDVLVIGGGIVGLSAAYALTRTAPGTRVTVLEKEPGPARHQTGRNSGVIHSGIYYPPGSLKARYALGGGAELAGFCAEHGIAHAITGKLIVATRRDELPRLHALVQRGREHGLPVRELGPAQISEYEPRVRGLAAIRVGTTGVCDFGAVAARFAEEVRGAGGVIRYGAEVTAIDRRPWGVAVRTADGLVVRSRVLVNCAGLHCDRIARLAGDDPGMRIVPFRGEYYELTRPELVRGLVYPVPDPAFPFLGVHLTRGHDGGVHVGPNAVPALAREGYGWPVVRPREVLDTVSWPGSWRIARRHWRYGAGEVHRSLSKHAFTTAVRRLLPEVTEDDLRPAPAGVRAQAVLRDGTLVDDFLIREAPHTVHVLNAPSPAATASLPIGREVARRALLRARATGWKPPAVESGHCV; the protein is encoded by the coding sequence ATGATGACGCACGCGGCGTACGACTGCGATGTGCTGGTGATCGGCGGCGGGATCGTCGGCCTGTCGGCCGCGTATGCGCTCACACGCACCGCGCCCGGCACCAGGGTGACCGTGCTGGAGAAGGAGCCGGGTCCGGCCCGCCATCAGACCGGGCGCAACAGCGGGGTGATCCACAGCGGGATCTACTACCCGCCGGGCTCCCTCAAGGCGCGGTACGCGCTGGGCGGCGGCGCCGAGCTGGCCGGCTTCTGCGCGGAGCACGGCATCGCGCACGCGATCACGGGCAAGCTGATCGTCGCGACCCGCCGTGACGAGCTGCCCCGGCTGCACGCCCTCGTGCAGCGCGGCCGGGAGCACGGACTGCCGGTGCGGGAGCTGGGCCCGGCGCAGATCTCGGAGTACGAGCCCCGGGTGCGGGGCCTCGCCGCGATCCGGGTGGGCACGACGGGGGTCTGCGACTTCGGCGCGGTCGCCGCGCGCTTCGCCGAGGAGGTGCGGGGCGCCGGCGGCGTGATCCGGTACGGCGCGGAGGTCACGGCGATCGACCGGCGCCCGTGGGGCGTGGCGGTGCGGACGGCGGACGGCCTGGTGGTGCGCTCCCGGGTGCTGGTCAACTGCGCGGGGCTGCACTGCGACCGGATCGCTCGGCTGGCGGGCGACGACCCGGGGATGCGCATCGTGCCCTTCCGGGGGGAGTACTACGAGCTGACCCGCCCCGAGCTGGTGCGCGGTCTGGTCTACCCGGTGCCCGACCCGGCGTTCCCGTTCCTCGGCGTCCACCTCACCCGGGGCCACGACGGCGGTGTCCACGTCGGACCCAACGCGGTGCCGGCGCTGGCCCGCGAGGGGTACGGCTGGCCGGTCGTGCGCCCCCGCGAGGTGCTGGACACGGTGAGCTGGCCGGGCTCGTGGCGGATCGCCCGCAGACACTGGCGGTACGGGGCGGGCGAGGTGCACCGCTCGCTCTCGAAGCACGCGTTCACGACGGCGGTGCGACGGCTCCTGCCCGAGGTGACGGAGGACGATCTGCGCCCCGCCCCGGCCGGGGTGCGGGCCCAGGCAGTGCTGCGGGACGGCACCCTGGTCGACGACTTCCTGATCCGCGAGGCCCCGCACACGGTGCATGTGCTGAACGCCCCGTCGCCCGCCGCGACCGCCTCGCTGCCCATCGGACGGGAGGTGGCGCGCCGGGCCCTGCTGCGGGCACGGGCGACGGGCTGGAAGCCGCCCGCCGTAGAATCAGGGCATTGTGTCTGA
- the trmB gene encoding tRNA (guanosine(46)-N7)-methyltransferase TrmB, with translation MNPSPTTPDGTPAETDGVAPATAGIPDDLRAAAMDRARRLRQEPRFPGGPAADPAGSHHERRIRSFQPRRSRVTPGQQDALERLWPKWGLDIDGLRVLDLGELFDGLPVVLEIGFGMGEATAQMAADDPGTGILAVDVHTPGQGNLLGLADRNGVSNIRVANGDAIILLREMLEPDSLDGLRVYFPDPWPKTRHHKRRLIQPEFLDLVAQRLKPGAVLHCATDWEPYAEQMLEVLTAHPRFENTAADGGYAPRPAFRPLTRFEGQGLDKGHVVHDLLFARS, from the coding sequence ATGAACCCCTCCCCCACGACGCCCGACGGCACCCCCGCCGAGACGGACGGCGTCGCTCCCGCCACCGCCGGGATCCCCGACGACCTGCGCGCCGCGGCCATGGACCGCGCCCGCCGGCTGCGCCAGGAGCCCCGCTTCCCCGGCGGCCCCGCGGCCGATCCGGCCGGCTCGCACCACGAGCGCCGGATCCGCAGCTTCCAGCCGCGCCGCAGCCGGGTCACCCCCGGCCAGCAGGACGCCCTGGAGCGGCTCTGGCCCAAGTGGGGCCTGGACATCGACGGGCTGCGCGTCCTGGATCTGGGCGAGCTGTTCGACGGGCTCCCGGTGGTCCTGGAGATCGGTTTCGGCATGGGAGAGGCGACCGCGCAGATGGCGGCCGACGACCCGGGCACCGGGATCCTCGCCGTCGATGTGCACACCCCCGGCCAGGGCAATCTGCTCGGTCTCGCGGACCGGAACGGAGTGTCCAACATCCGGGTCGCCAACGGGGACGCGATCATCCTGCTCCGGGAGATGCTGGAGCCGGACTCCCTGGACGGGCTGCGGGTCTACTTCCCCGACCCGTGGCCCAAGACCCGCCACCACAAGCGCCGGCTGATCCAGCCGGAGTTCCTGGACCTGGTGGCGCAGCGGCTGAAGCCCGGCGCGGTCCTGCACTGCGCGACCGACTGGGAGCCGTACGCCGAGCAGATGCTCGAGGTGCTGACCGCCCATCCCCGCTTCGAGAACACGGCGGCGGACGGCGGGTACGCGCCACGGCCCGCGTTCCGGCCGCTGACCCGGTTCGAGGGGCAGGGCCTGGACAAGGGCCATGTCGTGCACGACCTCCTCTTCGCCCGCAGCTGA
- a CDS encoding PrsW family glutamic-type intramembrane protease, translating to MSDGSVPQQRQSQPAVPVLEEQRVGEILAAVPERSQWRYRPRRVGLLWRNRTLRIAAVFTALALCGLVILALVRDQTGTQGFLVGLGLAVLPVPVLMTAFRWLDRVEPGPWRNMLFAFAWGACAAALVAILANSFATQWIATATADPGSADTLGATVIAPVVEESAKAAAVLLLFLFRRRDFHGIVDGVVVAGFAATGFAFTENILYLGNAFGEDQQMGAGFASVTAATFFVRVVLTPFAHPLFTVLTGIGFGLAASSAYHQRARRIALPLLGLVLAMGMHALWNGSSTFGPYGFYAVYGAFMVPVFGLVTWLAIWSRQRELRTLAVELPAYAAAGWLSPVEPLALSSMRTRGKAREAARQLHEAAAAAAHPYAPAHHAPQTPASAAGRAREHGRAAARTVGEYEAFATSLALLRRQARRGTAGPDYAERELELLHHLWQRRQIAGPALVFAARTTGRLRPAHLPPQPRPYQGYGYGQPYGGHAPYPYAPPQYGAGPYPAQQYGSPQYGQQPYGTAPYNPAPPYGYGHNPPPQS from the coding sequence GTGTCCGACGGGTCTGTTCCGCAGCAGCGGCAGTCGCAGCCGGCCGTCCCGGTGCTCGAGGAGCAGCGGGTCGGCGAGATTCTGGCTGCCGTGCCGGAGCGGAGCCAGTGGCGCTACCGGCCGCGCCGCGTCGGCCTGCTGTGGCGGAACAGGACGCTCCGCATCGCCGCCGTCTTCACCGCACTGGCCCTCTGCGGCCTGGTGATCCTGGCGCTGGTCCGCGACCAGACGGGCACCCAGGGCTTTCTCGTCGGTCTGGGCCTGGCCGTCCTGCCCGTACCGGTGCTGATGACGGCGTTCCGCTGGCTCGACCGGGTCGAACCGGGACCGTGGCGCAACATGCTGTTCGCCTTCGCCTGGGGCGCCTGTGCGGCGGCGCTGGTCGCGATCCTCGCCAACTCCTTCGCGACCCAGTGGATCGCCACCGCCACGGCCGACCCGGGCAGCGCGGACACCCTGGGGGCCACGGTCATAGCCCCGGTCGTCGAGGAGAGCGCCAAGGCGGCGGCCGTCCTGCTGCTCTTCCTGTTCCGCAGACGGGACTTCCACGGGATCGTCGACGGCGTGGTCGTCGCCGGGTTCGCCGCGACGGGCTTCGCGTTCACCGAGAACATCCTCTATCTGGGCAACGCCTTCGGCGAGGACCAGCAGATGGGCGCGGGCTTCGCCTCGGTGACGGCGGCGACATTCTTCGTACGGGTGGTGCTGACGCCGTTCGCCCACCCGCTGTTCACCGTGCTGACCGGCATCGGCTTCGGGCTCGCCGCGAGCAGCGCGTACCACCAGCGGGCCCGGCGCATCGCCCTCCCGCTGCTGGGCCTGGTCCTCGCGATGGGCATGCACGCCCTGTGGAACGGCTCGTCGACGTTCGGCCCGTACGGCTTCTACGCCGTCTACGGGGCCTTCATGGTCCCGGTCTTCGGGCTGGTGACCTGGCTGGCGATCTGGTCCCGCCAGCGCGAGCTGCGCACCCTCGCGGTCGAGCTGCCCGCGTACGCCGCGGCCGGCTGGCTGTCCCCCGTCGAACCGCTCGCCCTGTCCTCGATGCGGACCCGGGGCAAGGCCCGGGAGGCGGCACGCCAGTTGCACGAGGCGGCGGCAGCCGCCGCACACCCCTACGCCCCCGCGCATCACGCGCCGCAGACACCCGCGTCGGCGGCGGGCCGGGCCCGGGAGCACGGCAGGGCGGCGGCCCGTACGGTCGGCGAGTACGAGGCGTTCGCGACATCACTGGCGCTGCTGCGCCGGCAGGCCCGCCGGGGCACAGCGGGCCCGGACTACGCCGAACGCGAGCTGGAGCTGCTGCACCACCTGTGGCAGCGCAGACAGATCGCCGGCCCCGCCCTGGTCTTCGCGGCCCGGACCACGGGCCGGCTGCGCCCCGCCCACCTGCCCCCGCAGCCCCGCCCGTACCAGGGGTACGGATACGGGCAGCCCTACGGCGGCCATGCCCCGTACCCGTACGCCCCGCCGCAGTACGGCGCCGGCCCGTACCCCGCGCAGCAGTACGGCAGCCCCCAGTACGGCCAGCAGCCCTACGGCACCGCGCCGTACAACCCCGCCCCGCCGTACGGGTACGGCCACAACCCCCCGCCGCAGTCCTAG